A single genomic interval of Bradyrhizobium japonicum USDA 6 harbors:
- a CDS encoding alpha/beta hydrolase family protein, translating into MTLFHRLLVVLMAWLATAGIVPNAMAAEFYTEDLRIPMTEAGPQGLEAFLVRPAGTKRYPLALLSHGSPRSFDDRATMSAHKYYGIALEYARRGFAALIVMRRGYGTSPGGRVDSVRGCANAAYLPAAAVAVADLRAAIDAMGRRADVTTSGMIAAGHSAGGLATVALTAQAPSGLVAAISFAGGRGSRDDDDVCNEDGLVQAFATFGKTSRVPMLWVYAANDSFFGPDLARRLYDGFRGNGGHAKFTAAPPYGDDGHYLYSVVGRPQWTPYLDAFLRERGLGHDILSLPDPLPPPGQLNEAARAEFSRYLASTMPHKAFAVSPNGGYGWRSGRTTADDARRDSLSACMKWSPTCTLYAVDDQLAGTTRAAR; encoded by the coding sequence ATGACGCTGTTTCACAGGCTCTTGGTTGTACTGATGGCCTGGCTTGCGACGGCCGGCATCGTGCCCAATGCGATGGCCGCGGAGTTCTACACGGAAGACCTGCGCATCCCGATGACGGAGGCCGGGCCTCAGGGGCTGGAGGCCTTTCTGGTCCGGCCGGCCGGAACGAAGCGCTATCCGCTCGCGCTGCTGAGCCACGGCTCGCCGCGCAGTTTCGACGACCGCGCGACGATGTCGGCGCACAAATATTACGGGATCGCGCTCGAATATGCCCGGCGCGGCTTTGCCGCGCTGATCGTGATGCGGCGCGGCTATGGCACCTCGCCCGGCGGACGCGTCGACAGCGTCCGCGGTTGCGCCAATGCCGCCTATCTGCCGGCGGCGGCGGTTGCGGTCGCGGATTTGCGCGCGGCGATCGATGCGATGGGGCGCAGGGCCGACGTCACGACATCGGGCATGATCGCGGCCGGCCATTCCGCCGGCGGGCTCGCCACCGTCGCGCTGACCGCGCAGGCACCGAGTGGTCTCGTCGCCGCGATCAGCTTTGCCGGCGGCCGCGGCTCGCGCGATGACGACGACGTCTGCAACGAGGATGGGCTGGTGCAAGCCTTCGCCACGTTCGGCAAGACCTCGCGCGTGCCGATGCTGTGGGTCTATGCGGCCAATGATTCGTTCTTCGGTCCCGATCTCGCGCGCCGCCTCTATGACGGGTTTCGCGGCAATGGCGGTCACGCCAAATTCACTGCGGCGCCGCCTTACGGCGACGACGGCCACTATCTCTATTCGGTGGTGGGCCGCCCGCAATGGACGCCCTATCTCGACGCCTTCCTGCGCGAGCGCGGGCTCGGCCATGACATCCTGAGCCTTCCCGATCCGCTGCCGCCGCCGGGCCAGCTCAACGAGGCCGCGCGCGCCGAATTCTCGCGCTATCTCGCCAGCACCATGCCGCACAAGGCTTTTGCGGTGTCGCCGAACGGCGGTTACGGCTGGCGTTCGGGCCGCACGACCGCCGACGACGCCCGGCGCGATTCGCTTAGCGCCTGCATGAAATGGTCGCCGACCTGCACGCTGTATGCGGTCGACGACCAGCTGGCCGGAACGACTAGAGCCGCTCGCTGA
- the pgm gene encoding phosphoglucomutase (alpha-D-glucose-1,6-bisphosphate-dependent) produces MADVHPAAGKLVSPDALTNVPRLVTAYFAGKPDVGDPAQRVAFGTSGHRGTSFKNSFNEGHILATTQAICDYRKEKGLTGPLFIGIDTHALAEPALVSAVEVFAANGVDIMIDKDGGYSPTPVISHAILTYNKGRTSGLADGVVVTPSHNPPEDGGYKYNPPHGGPADTDATSVVEKRANAYLADGLKEVKRIDYDKARKSANVHAYDFITPYVADLGNVVDLDLVKSAGINIGIDPLGGAAVHYWHPIIERYGLKATVVNEAIDPTFRFMTVDWDGKIRMDCSSPYAMASLIAMRDRFDVAFANDTDADRHGIVTRTGGLMNPNHYLATAISYLFANRPNWGKDAAIGKTVVSSSIIDRVAKKLGRKLVETPVGFKWFVDGLLTGGFGFGGEESAGASFLRRDGGVWTTDKDGIILGLLAAEIMAETGRDPSQLFNDLTAELGVPHYARIDVAATAPQKNILKSVTPEQLGLKDLAGDPVRATLSKAPGNGQPFGGIKVETDFGWFAARPSGTEDVYKIYAESFRSTEHLRRIQEEAQAGLKKVFGA; encoded by the coding sequence GTGGCTGATGTTCATCCCGCGGCGGGCAAGCTGGTCTCGCCGGACGCGCTCACCAACGTTCCGCGGCTGGTGACGGCCTATTTCGCCGGCAAGCCCGATGTCGGCGATCCCGCGCAGCGGGTGGCGTTCGGAACCTCCGGCCATCGCGGCACGTCGTTCAAGAACAGCTTCAACGAGGGCCATATCCTCGCGACCACGCAGGCCATTTGTGACTACAGGAAAGAAAAGGGCCTGACCGGCCCGCTCTTCATCGGCATCGACACCCATGCGCTGGCCGAGCCGGCGCTGGTCAGCGCCGTCGAGGTGTTCGCCGCCAACGGCGTCGACATCATGATCGACAAGGACGGCGGCTACAGCCCGACGCCTGTCATCTCGCACGCGATCCTGACCTACAACAAGGGCCGCACGAGCGGCCTTGCCGACGGCGTCGTCGTCACGCCCTCGCACAATCCCCCCGAGGACGGCGGCTACAAATACAATCCGCCGCATGGCGGCCCGGCCGACACCGACGCGACCTCCGTCGTCGAGAAGCGCGCCAACGCCTATCTCGCCGACGGCCTGAAGGAGGTGAAGCGCATCGACTACGACAAGGCGCGCAAATCCGCGAACGTGCACGCCTACGACTTCATCACGCCCTACGTCGCCGATCTCGGCAATGTCGTCGATCTCGATCTCGTCAAGTCCGCCGGAATCAATATCGGCATCGATCCGCTCGGCGGCGCCGCCGTGCATTACTGGCATCCGATCATCGAGCGCTACGGCCTGAAGGCCACCGTCGTGAACGAGGCGATCGATCCGACCTTCCGCTTCATGACCGTCGACTGGGACGGCAAGATCCGCATGGACTGCTCCTCGCCCTACGCGATGGCGAGCCTGATCGCGATGCGCGACCGCTTCGACGTCGCCTTTGCCAACGACACCGACGCAGACCGCCACGGCATCGTGACGCGCACCGGCGGCCTGATGAATCCGAACCATTACCTTGCGACCGCGATCTCCTATCTGTTCGCGAACCGCCCGAACTGGGGCAAGGATGCCGCGATCGGCAAGACCGTGGTGTCGAGCTCGATCATCGACCGCGTCGCGAAAAAACTCGGCCGGAAGCTGGTCGAGACCCCGGTCGGCTTCAAATGGTTCGTCGACGGCCTCCTCACGGGCGGCTTCGGCTTCGGCGGCGAGGAGAGTGCGGGGGCCTCGTTCCTGCGCCGCGACGGCGGGGTGTGGACCACCGACAAGGACGGCATCATCCTCGGCCTGCTCGCAGCCGAGATCATGGCCGAGACCGGCCGCGACCCCAGCCAGCTCTTCAACGACCTCACCGCGGAGCTCGGCGTGCCGCACTATGCGCGCATCGACGTCGCCGCCACCGCGCCCCAGAAGAACATCCTCAAGTCCGTCACGCCCGAGCAGCTCGGCCTGAAGGATCTCGCCGGCGATCCCGTCCGCGCCACCCTGAGCAAGGCGCCGGGCAACGGCCAGCCGTTCGGCGGCATCAAGGTCGAAACCGATTTCGGCTGGTTCGCCGCAAGGCCGTCAGGGACCGAGGACGTCTACAAGATCTACGCGGAGAGCTTCCGCAGCACCGAGCACCTGAGGCGGATTCAGGAAGAGGCCCAGGCGGGGTTGAAGAAGGTGTTCGGGGCGTAG
- a CDS encoding response regulator transcription factor — protein sequence MNVRSQDSALRDDLNFQAAPQARRTSNNVVDSGRQELRPAGRERLIVVEDDPVTRTMLVGYFNENNFDVVGAGSCAECRQALRSRTDLVFLDVQLPDGDGFELAKEIQATSNAGIIFVTRRDTDVDRILGLEIAGDHYVTKPINLRDLLARARSVLRRRSIDRKAARNHNSIAFGDWIIDLTRRELLGSDGKPVALTRAEFDLLAALVGADGRPLSRDYLIEVVSNRQAEVDIRTVDALVARLRRKLVGSGTPVIATVTGVGYKLALSERL from the coding sequence GTGAATGTTCGTTCACAGGACAGTGCGCTGCGCGACGACTTGAACTTTCAAGCCGCGCCACAAGCACGCAGGACATCCAACAACGTGGTTGATTCCGGACGTCAGGAATTGAGGCCTGCCGGCCGTGAGCGGCTGATCGTCGTCGAAGACGATCCCGTGACGCGGACGATGCTGGTCGGCTATTTCAACGAGAACAATTTCGACGTGGTCGGTGCCGGCTCCTGCGCGGAATGCCGCCAGGCGCTGCGCTCGCGCACCGATCTCGTCTTCCTCGACGTGCAGTTGCCTGACGGCGACGGCTTCGAGCTCGCCAAGGAGATCCAGGCGACCAGTAATGCCGGCATCATCTTCGTGACGCGCCGCGACACCGACGTCGATCGCATTCTCGGCCTCGAGATCGCCGGCGACCATTACGTCACCAAGCCGATCAATCTGCGCGACCTGCTGGCGCGCGCGCGCAGCGTGCTGCGGCGGCGCTCGATCGACCGCAAGGCGGCGCGCAACCACAACTCGATCGCCTTCGGCGACTGGATCATCGACCTGACCCGGCGCGAGCTGCTCGGCAGCGACGGCAAGCCGGTGGCGTTGACGCGCGCCGAGTTCGACCTGCTCGCGGCGCTGGTCGGCGCCGACGGCCGGCCGCTCAGCCGCGACTATCTGATCGAGGTCGTCAGCAACCGCCAGGCCGAGGTCGATATCCGCACGGTCGACGCGCTGGTGGCGCGGCTGCGCCGCAAGCTCGTCGGCAGCGGCACGCCCGTGATCGCGACCGTCACCGGCGTCGGCTACAAGCTCGCGCTCAGCGAGCGGCTCTAG